TGTATGATTGCCGCCAGAGCCAGTATTAACCAGCTCTGGTGGCAATCATAAGGTCATGGAGGTTCGTTTGATCAAACCTGAGGCCTTATCTGCTTATCTCGGTGGCTTAGCCGAAATCCACAGTTTAATGTGTCCCTGGACGACTATGATGTCGTTTTCATCATAGGCTGTAACTGGAACCAGTAGGTCTCCCTCTACCCATTGCTCAGATTTCACTTCGGCGACACAGCGGATGTCACTACCAGCCTTAGCCGTGTAGTCTAAGCTCATTCCTTTAGGTATCCATCTTAAGTGATGTGGGATAGAGGCTTCAGCCATCACCCCCATGGCCATCTCTAGACCATTACAGATGGCGATGACATGAACCGTCTTAATATGATTATGTACCGCATTACGTTTCTTGATGAGGCATTCACAGTAATGAGGTCTGAGGTTAGTGATCAGAGGCTTGATGGTACCGAAGTAGGGGGCCATACGGGATACCATGACCGAGAATATCTTGTTGCCGAAGGGAAAGCGGGTGACCTTGTTGTAGAGGGCCATCACCTTAGTGGGTCTTTGTTGTGTCATCTTTATCTGGCCTTTTAGTTATTTAAAGTTGGAGTATTGACCCCTGGTCGGATGAGTTTAGATTATATGGGTAACAAAAAATTAACAAGCTGATTTTAGTCAGTGTTGGCTTGAACTAAGGAAAACAGCCTCTTCAGGGGAATAAAATTTCTTCTGCCGATTAATTTAGCCTAAATAAAACAAAGTTCATTTCCCTTTAGCAGATCATGAAACGTATAATCCCTCGGCAGAAAAACTTATACCTATAGATATTACATATAGAACAAGACTATTTAACTAAATTTAAGGCTGAAAATTGAAATACCTGCTTATCTACTTAAAAGGCATGGCTATGGGCGCTGCCGATGTGGTTCCTGGCGTTTCCGGTGGAACCATAGCTTTTATCACAGGTATTCTCGATACCTTGCTAGACAGTATTCGCCGTATCAATCCAAGTTTAATTAAGGTGGTGCGGGAGCAAGGCGTTAAAGGTGCATTTAATCATGTCAACGGACCTTTCCTTGTGTGTGTGTTCGGTGGAATATTAACCAGCATCTTCAGCCTGTCTAAGTTGATCTCCTATCTTCTGGTGGCTCATCCTATACCTGTGTGGTCCTTCTTCTTCGGCCTTATCTTGATCTCGGTAGTGCACATGCTCAAGCAGGTAAAAGGCTGCTCTGTGATACGAGTAGCGCTATTCGCCTTAGGCATTCTATTTGCCTGGGGGATCACCATGCTTAACCCTATCTCGCTGGAGATGAGCTACCTTAATATATTCATAGGTGGCAGCATTGCCATCTGTGCCATGTTACTTCCTGGGATCTCGGGCAGCTTCATCTTGTTGTTATTAGGCCTGTATCCATCGGTATTGGCCGCGGCTAAAAACTTAGATATTGCCGTGCTTGCTGTCTTTGCCACTGGATGTATTTTCGGGCTACTCACATTTAGTCATCTTCTGTCTGCACTGCTTCGCAAGTTTCACGATGCCACCCTTATCTTCTTAACGGGCTTGATGTTGGGGACTCTGGGCAAGATCTGGCCCTGGAAAGAGGTGCTTACCTGGCGTGAAAATTCTGCCGGAGAACAGGTTCCTCTGTTGGAGCAGAACCTCTCACCTATGCATTTTGAGCAAGTAACCGGACAAGGGGCGCATATTTCTTGGGCTGTAGCAGCCTTGATTGCAGGTATATTACTCGTATGGGGAATGGAGAAAGTTGCTAAGCGAAATGTCGGTTCTGACACAGATAAGCCCAAGCTTAATAAAGAGATCTAATCTAATGAAGCGAGTAGTTATTATCACGGCTCTGTTGGGCATTTCAGCTTGCGCAACTAATATCGATTTCGACAGCGATGACAGTGCAATGCAAGATACTGTGGAAGCTATGCAAGATCCTATGATCAAAAATAATCAACATATGATTGAGGATGCCAGAAGAGACGGCAGGATGGAGCGCGATTAGCCGAGAAACTTGAAGCTGGTAGACAGATCCTAATAGGATCTGTCCTAGGACTTATTAACCAGCTTGGCGGCTATTGTCGACCGGTTTCTTATCATAGTATTCGAAAGGGAACAGGTTTCTAATTTTTTGTGTGTTAGCTTGGTTCACATTGGCCGAAATATGTAGTCTAACTGCACCAGATAGCTTTTCACATCTGACAGCACAGGTGAGCTTTTGGGATTTAGCTAAGGCTCGACAGTCTTTCTGAAACTTCTCAGGGATTTTTCCCTTATGAGATTTAAGTCTTCCATCTTTAAAGTGCATCTCGAAGATAGTCAGCCCTTTCTTGCCGCTAAAGATGAGCTTATAAGCGAGAAAAATCGCTATTGCTATAAATAGCACTTTCAATATTGTAGGTGTCATCTCGTCATCCTGTCCTAATTAGTCGCATAACTTTAAATAACAATACTCTTGTGACTGATGTTTTAAAAGTGCTCTAGTGCAGTCTTCTTATAAGCTTGTTGTTTTTATGTAGCGCAAATTGGAGTATTTGGTAAATTCTCTTGTCATGTGACCTTGATGGGCTATTATTAACGCTTAAGGACAGCAGTCAATCAAGGATGGTCATATGTTTTTATCTAATGCACAGCGCTGGGCTCAGATCTGTGAGCGTCAAGCCGAGATCATAGAGAATCTCTCCAGTACATTTCCCGAACGTAAAGAATTTCACAGTGATATAGGCATCAACTGGCGTCGTTTAGGCGAACAGGTGAGTAGGGGGGAATCCTTGGGTACTTTGGATAATCTCAAATAAGTGAATTCTCTAGACTCCACATCTATATTAGATAAGTTATTTTGATAGACTAAAAACCGCCTGATTGGCGGTTTTTTGTTGTCTTGCCTAAAGACCATGACAATGACCGTGACTAATACCAAGCGGTATAGATCTGGACCCCAAACAGGTCTGATTTTAGACTGCTAATCTCCTTCCTCAGCCCCACTTAAGTTAATCATCAATCAGATGAAAATGATATTTATTATCAGAATCGTTTGCGTTTGTTGTTTTTTATATCCTGTTCTAGTTAAGTAATTTAGTTTAAGTATCTATCAAGTACAGACTTATTAGTTGTGTGTATATTTTATACTTATTGTTCATTTTGTTTTCTGTTAATGGATTGTGACTTGCTTAGACTCACTCTTGCCCATCTGGTCGCTTAAATGTTGATGGGCAGTAAATGTTAGATGTGAAGGGGCCATGATTTTTGTGGCCACCATAATTTATATCACCTGCCGAAAGAGCAGACATTTGGAGTATATTTTGAATAATAAAAATAAGTTTATCCCTACCATCGCCCTGGCGAGCATCTTTTTAACCGCTTGTGGATCAGACTCGAGTAACGAGTCCACGGCAAACAGCCAACTCAATTTAACCATAAGCGGACTCCCCGTTAATGCCCTGGCTCAAGTGGAGGTCACAGGGCCTAATAATTACCGAACCAGCCTAACCGCTACAAGTACCCTTAAGGATCTCGTACCCGGAACCTATGAGGTGAGCGCAGCAGAGGTGATAGTCGCAGGCTCACCCTTCAGGACCGCCTCAGTATCTAGCTCATTCTCTCTGGTCGCCGGAGAGAGCGCCGCGAAAACCTTAATTTATGGGGCTCCTCAGCTCAGTATTGGTGCCATAAGCGGCTTTGGCAGCGTTTATGTCAATGGTGTTAGATATGCAACAGATGACACTGAATTTAGCCATAACGGCGCAGCAGATAGCTCTGAGTCCCTATTGAGTGTCGGTAAGATAGTCAAGGTTCAAGCCCTAGTTCCAGTAGGGGGGGATGCTATTGCCATAGGGGTGAGCTACTCGGCCGATGTGATTGGTGAGATTCAATCAATAGATTTGGCCAAGGGGGTTATTCGGGTCTTAGGCCAAAGCTATTTTATCAATGAGCTTACTCAATTTGAAAATCTTACCTTCGACCAGCTAACAGTCGGCCAAGGCATCGAGATCAGTGCCATCAGAGATGAGTCAGGTCAATATATGGCAAGCCATGTGGAGCTAACTGACTCCTTAGTAAGTTGGCAGATCTTGGGTGTGGTCACTAATCTGAATCTTGATACTAAAGTATTTAACTTAGGTTCCCTTATTGTCGACTACTCCGGGGTTGAGCTCGATGGTGAGTTTAAGAACGGCTCCCATGTAGAGGTAAGCTCAGCCACAGGTATGGAAGCCGATAGCTTAGTTGCGGACGCTATCGAGATTCAGGAGATGGAACTCCCTGGCGCGAGATTGGCACTAGAAGGCATTGTCAGTGAGCTCAATGGCAATGAGTTTACTGTCGATGGTCGCCTGTTTAGCCTTAACAGCGATACAGAATTTACCCAAGGGAAAAGAGAAGATCTACACAGCGGAGTCGCAGTTAGCCTGTTAGCCGATATTATTGAGGGTGCGAGTCCTGTATTGGAGATCAGAATCGAGTTGCTTAACGAGATGGAGATCCAAGGGCAAGTCGAGTCACTGAATGCAGAAGGTTTTACGCTTGCTGGCATCGAGTTTCTTGTGGATGAGTTTACTCGTTATGAGGATGATTCAGACTTGGACATCAGAAAATTCTCCCTGGCGGATATCACCGTGGGGGATCGACTTGAGATCCAGGCATTCGAGAATGAAGCAGGCTTGGTCTGTCGTGAAATCGAACGTGAAAATGCCAACGAGGCCGACATAGTAGAGCTAGATGGTGCTGTAGACGCTATCGAGTCGCCGACATTTTCAATGAAAGGCCTGACAGTACGGACCAGTGCCTTAACACAGTTTGAAGATGCGTCGGGCAATGTCATAGGTCAGGACGAATTTTTTGCGGCTTTAATGGTTATGGACCAAGTCGAAGTGGAGGGCACAGTCATTAACGGCGAGCTGGTGGCGCTGGACGTTGAGATGGAGTCAGAAGATGATAATGCGGTTGAACTCTCGGGCAAGATAGATAGCCTGGATTCGGCTCAGTCATTCACTGTCAATGGTCATAAGGTGATAACCAATGGTAATACTCGTTTTGAAGATGGTATAGAGGCCAACCTAAGCTTGGATGTTGTCGTCGAGATTGAAGGGAGTCAGGCTGATGATGGCACCATTTTAGCTGATAAAATTGAGTTCAGTGAACTCGATGACCATGAGATTGATCTCCAGGGCGTGATTGCAAGCTTAGGCGAGATGAATTTCGATCTTGGCGGCCTGAGTATCAGTTTCGATCTTGATACTGAATTCGAGTACGGACAAGCATCGGATCTGGCTCTGGGACGATACTTGATAGTCGAAGCCCAGTTACAAGAGGATGGCTCACTGCTGGCTCGGGATATCGAATTCGATGATGAGGGTCAGTTGGAGATTGAAGGCTCGGTTGATGGCTTCAATTCGGTGACAGATTTTGTCGTCAATGGGCTTAAAGTGACCACCACTGCCGCTACTCAATTTGAAAATGGTACTCAAGATTCCTTGGCTAATGGCAAGCGTATCGAGGTCGAAGGCCTGCTGGAAGGCACTAGTCTGCTTGTGGCTCAGGTAATCGAGTTTCAGGGGCCACAGGAGCGGGAGCTTGAGGGCAGTATTGAGCAGTTTGTCAGTGCCTCTGAGTTTACCTTAGCCGGCGAAGCCATCATCACAGATAGCTTCACTCAATATGATAAGGGGAGAGCGAGTGATCTGGCGGCCGGGGTAAAGGTTAAGATCCAGGGATATCTCAACGAGTCCGGCGTTATTTTGGCCGAGGAGTTGGAGTTTATCCATAGTCAGCAGCTACAGGTGTCCGGCGCCATAGACAGTTTTGTCTCTACACTGGAGTTTAGTGTCGATGGTCAGGCGGTACTCACGGACGAGACGACCGAGTTTACCGGCGATATAAAAATCGCGTTATCAGCGGGTTTGAAGGTGAACGTGGAAGGTTATTTACAGGAAGGCAATATCCTGCTTGCCACTATAGTCAGTGCTGTAGAGTAAATTTATCGCATCTTAGATGAGCTAACAAAAGGCTGCTAACGTGGCCTTTTTTATTAGAGAGTCTATGATTTTTAATCAGAACGCCAAAGGTACACACTTACTCAGCGAGGACATATCATCATATACAATCATGTGGTT
This portion of the Shewanella violacea DSS12 genome encodes:
- a CDS encoding hotdog fold domain-containing protein → MTQQRPTKVMALYNKVTRFPFGNKIFSVMVSRMAPYFGTIKPLITNLRPHYCECLIKKRNAVHNHIKTVHVIAICNGLEMAMGVMAEASIPHHLRWIPKGMSLDYTAKAGSDIRCVAEVKSEQWVEGDLLVPVTAYDENDIIVVQGHIKLWISAKPPR
- a CDS encoding DUF368 domain-containing protein yields the protein MKYLLIYLKGMAMGAADVVPGVSGGTIAFITGILDTLLDSIRRINPSLIKVVREQGVKGAFNHVNGPFLVCVFGGILTSIFSLSKLISYLLVAHPIPVWSFFFGLILISVVHMLKQVKGCSVIRVALFALGILFAWGITMLNPISLEMSYLNIFIGGSIAICAMLLPGISGSFILLLLGLYPSVLAAAKNLDIAVLAVFATGCIFGLLTFSHLLSALLRKFHDATLIFLTGLMLGTLGKIWPWKEVLTWRENSAGEQVPLLEQNLSPMHFEQVTGQGAHISWAVAALIAGILLVWGMEKVAKRNVGSDTDKPKLNKEI
- a CDS encoding DUF3634 family protein, yielding MTPTILKVLFIAIAIFLAYKLIFSGKKGLTIFEMHFKDGRLKSHKGKIPEKFQKDCRALAKSQKLTCAVRCEKLSGAVRLHISANVNQANTQKIRNLFPFEYYDKKPVDNSRQAG
- a CDS encoding DUF5666 domain-containing protein, producing the protein MNNKNKFIPTIALASIFLTACGSDSSNESTANSQLNLTISGLPVNALAQVEVTGPNNYRTSLTATSTLKDLVPGTYEVSAAEVIVAGSPFRTASVSSSFSLVAGESAAKTLIYGAPQLSIGAISGFGSVYVNGVRYATDDTEFSHNGAADSSESLLSVGKIVKVQALVPVGGDAIAIGVSYSADVIGEIQSIDLAKGVIRVLGQSYFINELTQFENLTFDQLTVGQGIEISAIRDESGQYMASHVELTDSLVSWQILGVVTNLNLDTKVFNLGSLIVDYSGVELDGEFKNGSHVEVSSATGMEADSLVADAIEIQEMELPGARLALEGIVSELNGNEFTVDGRLFSLNSDTEFTQGKREDLHSGVAVSLLADIIEGASPVLEIRIELLNEMEIQGQVESLNAEGFTLAGIEFLVDEFTRYEDDSDLDIRKFSLADITVGDRLEIQAFENEAGLVCREIERENANEADIVELDGAVDAIESPTFSMKGLTVRTSALTQFEDASGNVIGQDEFFAALMVMDQVEVEGTVINGELVALDVEMESEDDNAVELSGKIDSLDSAQSFTVNGHKVITNGNTRFEDGIEANLSLDVVVEIEGSQADDGTILADKIEFSELDDHEIDLQGVIASLGEMNFDLGGLSISFDLDTEFEYGQASDLALGRYLIVEAQLQEDGSLLARDIEFDDEGQLEIEGSVDGFNSVTDFVVNGLKVTTTAATQFENGTQDSLANGKRIEVEGLLEGTSLLVAQVIEFQGPQERELEGSIEQFVSASEFTLAGEAIITDSFTQYDKGRASDLAAGVKVKIQGYLNESGVILAEELEFIHSQQLQVSGAIDSFVSTLEFSVDGQAVLTDETTEFTGDIKIALSAGLKVNVEGYLQEGNILLATIVSAVE